The nucleotide window GCCCCGTCGACCACCTCATCGCGATGCCGATCCTCGCCGGCTACGTCAAGGACAAGTACCCCGGCGATCTCGCCGTGGTCTCCCCCGACGCCGGTCGCATCAAGGTCGCAGAGAACTGGTCGAACTCGCTCGGCGGAGTGCCGCTGGCGTTCATCCACAAGACCCGCGACATCACCCGCCCGAACGAGACGAAGGCCAACCGGGTCGTCGGTGAGGTCGAAGGCCGCACCTGCGTCCTCGTCGACGACATGATCGACACCGGCGGCACCATCGTCCAGGCCGCCGACGCCTGCATGGCCGCCGGCGCCAAGGGCGTCATCGTCGTGTCCACCCACGCTGTGTTCTCCGGCCCGGCCGTCGAACGCCTGTCGAACTCCGTGGCTGAAGAGGTCATCGTCACCAACACCCTGCCGCTGAGCGAGGACAAGATCTTCGACAAGCTCACCGTGCTCTCGATCGCCCCGCTCATCGCCCGTGCCGTGCACGAGGTCTTCGAGGACGGATCGGTCACCAGCCTCTTCGAGGTCTGAGGCCCCCGACCGCGGCGAGCACCGCAGCGAACATCAGAACCCCGAACCGATCATCGGTTCGGGGTTCTGCCATGGCTGCGGCTCATCGTCTCCGCTGCCGGGACGATCGCATGGTCCCTGGCCCAGGTGCGCCCATCGTCTCCGCGCACCTGAGGATCTACACTGGTAGCAACGCCTAAGCGAAGGGACCCGCGACGATGTCGTCACACGATTACAACCGCTACCGCGTGGACGTGGACGGCGGAAAGCTGTCCGTAGGGGTGTGGGAGCCTGTCGCCGCGGGCCCGGGCCATGTGCCCACCGTGTGCGTCATCCACGGCATCACCTCGAACCATCTCTTCTTCGCGGGCCTCGTCTCCGCCCTGCCCGGAGTCCGCGTCATCGGCCCCGACCTGCGTGGACGCGCCGATTCCCGGACTCTGCCCGGCCCGTTCGGGATGGCCGCGCATGCCGCTGACGTCAGCGCCGCGATCGCCGCCTTCGCTCCCGAGGGCCCCGTGACCCTCGTCGGACATTCGATGGGCGGGTTCGTCGCGATGACCCTGGCCGGGATCTCCCGGACCACCGGCACCGAGGCGGCTGACCGATTCCGCGGCCCCGTCCTCATCGACGGAGGACTGCCCCTTCCCGTCGGGCAGCACACCGGGGCTGGCCCGGTCGATGACCTCAACGACGAAGACCTCGACACCGACGACCTCATCGCCGCCGTGCTCGGTCCCGCCGCTGAACGACTGTCGATGAGCTTCGGCACCGTCGAAGAGTACCTCGCCTTCTTCGCCGCACATCCGGCCTTCGTCGACGGACTCGACACCGTGGCCACCGAGAGCTTCGTCTACGACCTCGCGGCCAAGGACGATCACTCCTTCCAACCCTCGACCTCGATCGAGGCGATGCAGGCCGACTCGTCCGATATGTACACGGGCTCGGCGTATCAGGAAGCACTCGAAGCGGTGATGGGCGACGCAGAGAGTCAGGCCGAGGTCGTCTTCCTCTACGCCGAACGGGACCTCGTGGCTTCGGAGCCGGGAC belongs to Brevibacterium spongiae and includes:
- a CDS encoding ribose-phosphate diphosphokinase, which produces MNEITTAGDKKLVLVSGRANPELAEQVAENLGTELLPTDIYNFANGEIYVRYSESVRGSDVFVLQSHCAPINEWLMEQLIMVDALKRASAKRITVIAPFFPYARQDKKHRGREPISARLVADLYKTAGADRIITVDLHTAQIQGYFDGPVDHLIAMPILAGYVKDKYPGDLAVVSPDAGRIKVAENWSNSLGGVPLAFIHKTRDITRPNETKANRVVGEVEGRTCVLVDDMIDTGGTIVQAADACMAAGAKGVIVVSTHAVFSGPAVERLSNSVAEEVIVTNTLPLSEDKIFDKLTVLSIAPLIARAVHEVFEDGSVTSLFEV
- a CDS encoding alpha/beta hydrolase, whose translation is MSSHDYNRYRVDVDGGKLSVGVWEPVAAGPGHVPTVCVIHGITSNHLFFAGLVSALPGVRVIGPDLRGRADSRTLPGPFGMAAHAADVSAAIAAFAPEGPVTLVGHSMGGFVAMTLAGISRTTGTEAADRFRGPVLIDGGLPLPVGQHTGAGPVDDLNDEDLDTDDLIAAVLGPAAERLSMSFGTVEEYLAFFAAHPAFVDGLDTVATESFVYDLAAKDDHSFQPSTSIEAMQADSSDMYTGSAYQEALEAVMGDAESQAEVVFLYAERDLVASEPGLYPPELVTDYTHKWPQMSVIDVQGTNHYDILLTETGIDACADAVNGRLGTVADSAVE